aaaaaacatatcagcaaaaaatacaaaacgcTGATCTTGATGAGGCAACTATGCAGAACAGGTCCGATTCGATCAATTCTCTGAGAAAGAATAGACAATCTTAACGGTTCACCGATATTCAATTCTCTGAGAAAGAATAGACAATCTTAGCAGTTCACCGATATTTAGCTCGATACAACACGTATAACATCCTCAACATTGAATGATCATATATTGATCTTTGTAAGAGCAAAACCATTTCTAGATCTTATACGAGGGCAATCAACTTAACATGAAGAACAACCTTCACCTGCTTAACCTCGGGATTTTCAGCAGTAGATGATACTGAATCTgcagacaaacaaaaaaaagttcagAAACAAAAACCGGGATAAATCTCAAATCAACTACAGTTGAAGAGTAtggctttaaaataaaatagatatataaCTGAGTCACTTTACTAAGAAAAAACCACTCAATGCTTTTAACCACATAAAATTGATGAACACATTTAACCAACGACCTTGAATACTATAGAATAACCATTATATTCAAAAAGGggaaataaatatagaaactACAAGCATAGAACTTTCgcactatgtttttttttggtgggaaGAACTTTCACACGGTTGAAAACTGAAATGAAATTGAGCAATGTTCATGATGATTGTGCATATCGTAATATAGTTACCATGCCCAGGAAGGACCAAGTCCAGGAAAGAAGAAATCGATGTAGCCTCTTTTTCCTCAATGCATTTATTGTGATCATGCAAAAATCTTTCCTCGGCTACATTATTGATCTCTTCCTTTTGCACATTCTTTTTCCGAGAAGATGTTTCTTGACGAACAACTGCTTTGTTTGTAATATCATTGAGCGCCTTTCGATTTCCCAACGCAAATCCCCCACTTTTTTTCGTCGCTGTTTTAGATTGCTTAACACTTCCATCAAAACCAGCCtctacaaaaagaagaaaaaaaagaaaattattcctCAACCTAGGATACAAAAATCATACAAGTTCTAatgtaataacaaaaaacatcCGAGGAATACTTTTGCGACTGACACCCAAATTCTCATCCTGGATTATCAGGGGCGTCTGCGTTACACGGGTAGCCATTGcccttgtctttctttttcttccaaatGCCCAAGTGAAGTCACAAAATCAAGATAGCAGTTTCTGCATTCCAatattctcattaaaaaaaaaattgaaattaaactttcgagaaagcaagaacatatATTTATGCCGTGAAATCCACAACAATCATGGAAATCAAGGAAAtaagccaaaaagaaaaacagaaacccATTAATGCCCATCAAGTAATTTTTCAGTATAATAGTACCTTTAATGCGAATCGGTAGAAATTAGCCTCTAAAGTGCaggttgaaaagaaaatttggcGCTGTCTTGAGAGTTTGAATTGGAATGGGGGAAATTCTGGTTCCTCCATCAGGTCTGTTTGGGAAGGGGATTTACTAGTGTTGTTGTTTGGGGTTAAGTGCTTCTGCTCCTCGGTTCAGGATACCCTACCTTTTACTTACCATGTGATCCGTTCTCCACCCATTTTTCCAATTGAATGATGCTATTTATCTGaaatgagatatttattttaaaaaaaaaatatcaatcttttCATTGTTGATGTTAAGTGGATCCCTTATTTCTCAACCtcatttataattaatactattaaaaaactCATTCATGAATCTTATGATAATAACATCATTCCTTCttattttaaaaccatttaataatacacacacattcaatacttaaattgtttttttaaagccaGCCAACATTTGATTGGTGGCctttaaattgttataattataaaataaataaagagattttACTCTTAAATtggttctttatatatatatatcatgcacGCGAATGCTAAGTACTgaacaaataaacataattttgtttattaaaacatgtatttttttaatttatcacaatttcaataaaattccttttaaaaataaagatctcAAGTTATTAATAATAACTTGTTATACATCTAATTcacatttttctttcaagatacaatcattttgtatttttttttttttagtttaacgtgggtgtccgggctagcttgcgcgcacctcgactaatcccacgggccctgaagttaacgaccatataagcctccagtggccatcatatgagcaaccacagggctcgaacctgagaccacagagagagcaaacctcttagtcccaagctcttactacTGGGCCATTTTGTATCTTAACCTCATTCATGATACTTATTATTTCACATAAATTCTCAAAGAAATATTTGTAAACAATCATGTGTCCTAaggaaattataaatcaaacatATGCTATGGAGCTGTTTGTTTCCGCAACTAAGtcatgcttttcaaaaaaaaataaaaaattggaaaCTTAATCTTATGTTTTCGTAGTTTGTCATCACCGGTGAAGAAATGATGATTTTGGAAACTTCTCTAAATTAAGCTCCGTGAAGGTCTATGTTCTTTCGGCCATGTCTCTCAATCAGCGATGGGATGGAATTAACAACCTGGTGAGCTCAGACCAACGCAAGTCTGCAACCCTCGCTACCAACGGAGAACTTGCCTTGTCGTTACTGCATCGGCAATACACTAAAACTATAAAGTTGAGCAAAAGGTACGACAGATAGCTACTATCCACATCTCTGTTGTCCACTCCAAGCAAAAACATCCATTGGTAAATGTTTTTGATCTGGTAATGTGGCATCGGCAATTCTTCAGGTTCCGGATAGCAGTGGGGGCTACGAGGATGAGTCTACAGACTACGGTGGAAacaaaatatgagaaattaaaaacataagaaaagcTAACCTTGACAAGGAAATTATACAAAATCATGCATGTAAACAGGGCCAATCCAATCAATTCtatgagaaagaagagaaaacggAGATACCCTAACAATTAATTACTCATATTTAGCTCAATACAATACGTAAGAGACATCCTCAACAGTGAACTAGTTCATGCTCTCTTTTGAAATTTCTAGGCTCATAGTTATGAAGTCCAGGCATTGATCAAGCAAGTTCTGCGGCCTTTCATTCGAAACAAGTCCTTTGGAATTGTTATTAGAGAAGTGTCGAtcttattataattttctttttgaatttatatgAGAGTCGAGATATAGAAATCCAGTTACACTGATCAATATGTAATGCAGCTTCATAACTGTGATtgtaagaatttaaaaaatgtagCTCCATAGATTCAGAAATTTAAGCATTCGCATTTATTAATGGTCGTGTTTGTTTtgcaatcaattttttaattttgtttaaaaaaaattaatgatttatatcctaatattaaaaataattttattttttaaaaaaatatattattttaatacatttatatacatataaaaaaaaaaaaaaactcacactACAGTGAACATTCCTCCGTTTGATTTTAGCAGCGCAATAAGCTTGTGATCTTCTTTGTGGGCCAAAAATCTGGAGATCGAAActccaaaataatattttatttcgttcttaagaaaaaaaagagggccaaaaatctagagagagaga
This region of Populus trichocarpa isolate Nisqually-1 chromosome 9, P.trichocarpa_v4.1, whole genome shotgun sequence genomic DNA includes:
- the LOC7454863 gene encoding protein PATRONUS 2 isoform X1; amino-acid sequence: MATRVTQTPLIIQDENLGVSRKKAGFDGSVKQSKTATKKSGGFALGNRKALNDITNKAVVRQETSSRKKNVQKEEINNVAEERFLHDHNKCIEEKEATSISSFLDLVLPGHDSVSSTAENPEVKQVKTDPGSCFYPEPKELAIPVFSDWFESPTQWHSPPCSPIHWDSPPCSPFSWQFEAVEYVLRPESDV
- the LOC7454863 gene encoding protein PATRONUS 2 isoform X2; the protein is MATRVTQTPLIIQDENLGVSRKKAGFDGSVKQSKTATKKSGGFALGNRKALNDITNKAVVRQETSSRKKNVQKEEINNVAEERFLHDHNKCIEEKEATSISSFLDLVLPGHDSVSSTAENPEVKQTDPGSCFYPEPKELAIPVFSDWFESPTQWHSPPCSPIHWDSPPCSPFSWQFEAVEYVLRPESDV